In Euwallacea fornicatus isolate EFF26 chromosome 36, ASM4011564v1, whole genome shotgun sequence, a genomic segment contains:
- the LOC136349006 gene encoding serine-rich adhesin for platelets-like isoform X5, with translation MEYDKHIKRLVLGYLKNECKNSYKIFLRSHFHNQHKHVATRVAGQTLEDILQAYSRIHDIIQGHLEDTNYYKDHRNEISPVYLVDQLLYLLEYDRPLTPTSTIRDRSSVARSLANTQNEEEEEEHRSDVETTPEHSLPGNLHSSDENHHFRTPFSNPSPVFRTPYLEKLPTSEHHTISTVMSKELLKNKNFPKKLAQSINMVLNTPERSTCRNDTSKSHGLDKTVIKDVLNRTEADPMFEDLLNEFFVGSIGSTIEKAIVPEVAMSSSSSTTTESPSPFKQIPAMNEHDTELTYSASTENPNNLGIHSNHNSCISTQQKSSSESSSAVQPMTETPNQPETSSPVPFTAASSTQTDLMQQQFYIVNQPVVIPQPMQIMPVPVSNSMIKDISQKVKNGVSTLTEQEIMAMPTIFLNEQNEITYAETQCDFNKQKEVQNLKEYINVFGLGDHSPIIKQSRKKSAKGHQIKPTPSIKVEIFQRNSSPKVPTSLPDLSSCSRNDNDIKSNSLNKKEKRSNSPSTDSSNKCIGDENRPNILNAICTPSPIVCVVKKPTPKSSSHVRSLTFPSPIRRTNEKSEENRNSPSGTNKQQAAKDLFNDKNENEKIQENNEREKIKRSSPRQVKSLKKVVVKKCSPLKEGKKLSWDADLRMLAASSPCGSVQDTPSRKSLLKSIKKRPMECRTLETEAKSSKGALKTPKKTPIKSKKVKTNKQQSDNQKTEIATNKEESTEQLTAESKKVLLSPSKLCNNASKRNMDVDSITPNNPKEGSNQLISNARKNINALLDTPLKEVKSSNEKPAVETSTTPFTPMLKANLQGLAMTDNFTIETPDFPVTPGLSIMETSITNYCILNDTETNKVTEAIVLSEERKSSVRKTDDEEVEVSPKVYSCKVVLEEFNRNQVGKKNLELLDSKGVHWEGSSEKDEKSESTSSSESNGECNNTVIGITSVDVRSSVVKRGGKSMKVLKSQLLDSEKDTSVCFEESFTDARKKEPSLKTDSDAGNSSATIKTRTSNVSKLNKIEKLSADADSEIASKTPYKERTYGDIGALCKAIEEACGEVKKRQSCSEITKADGNKDQKLQEGLKLKNVLSVALEKCSSFLDNDSLKYELEEKRKLVLKLERAMSEKSTSSRKSTTPQSTSKSRNSKQKIAAPKKLPKSKEVLIDEKKRDSQDEFFQKSGTNLHRTNRQRRASEESKSLKEFEDQSDVTITENSIQKDEEKSFWDGLQMHLQSEEITIVYNYENTSNKVSKDYFDVDLKGKAFLVEVPLTDGSAQPVEICVTPYRTLWEILPKNDNKEDNCSDSDSARTDDQRCLRKRKHRSDSSNSNSSTKKKKPLLGTYLNNKNIEVVLSMLHGPSDKT, from the exons ATGGAATATGACAAACATATAAAACGATTGGTATTAG GCTACTTGAAGAATGAATGCAAAAATTCTTACAAAATATTCTtgagaagccatttccataATCAGCATAAACATGTAGCTACTAGAGTAGCTGGGCAAACTTTGGAAGATATTTTACAAGCCTATTCCAGAATACATGATATTA TACAAGGGCATTTAGAAGATACTAACTATTATAAAGACCATCGAAATGAAATATCTCCTGTTTACTTGGTTGACCAGTTATTGTATTTATTAGAATATGACAGACCTTTAACTCCAACTTCCACAATTAGAGACAG ATCTTCAGTGGCTCGATCACTTGCCAATACACAAAAtgaagaggaagaggaagaaCATCGGAGTGATGTTGAAACAACTCCTGAACATAGTTTGCCAGGGAATTTACATAGCAGTGATGAGAACCATCATTTTAGAACACCATTTAGTAACCCTAGTCCTGTTTTCAGGACTccatatcttgaaaaattaccaACTTCTGAACATCACACAATTTCAACT gtAATGTCAAAGGAGctcttaaaaaacaaaaatttccccAAAAAACTTGCTCAAAGCATCAACATGGTGTTGAATACACCAGAGAGAAGTACCTGTAGAAATGATACCAGTAAGTCTCATGGCTTGGATAAAACAGTTATTAAAGATGTTCTTAATAGAACAGAAGCAGATCCGATGTTTGAAGACTTACTTAATGAGttttttg TAGGATCAATTGGGAGCACCATTGAGAAGGCAATCGTACCTGAAGTTGCTATGTCCTCAAGCAG tagTACTACAACTGAAAGTCCCAGTCCTTTTAAACAAATACCTGCAATGAATGAACACGATACAGAGCTAACCTATTCAGCTTCCACAGAGAATCCAAACAATTTGGGGATACATTCAAACCACAACAGCTGTATTTCAACTCAGCAGAAATCCTCGTCAGAGTCATCTTCTGCTGTTCAACCAATGACAGAAACTCCTAATCAGCCCGAAACTAGCAGTCCAGTTCCTTTTACTGCAGCAAGTTCTACTCAAACAGATCTAATGCAGCAGCAGTTTTATATTGTAAATCAGCCTGTAGTCATACCACAACCAATGCAGATTATGCCAGTTCCAGTGTCAAATTCAATGATAAAGGATATTagtcaaaaagtcaaaaatggaGTAAGCACTTTAACTGAACAGGAAATAATGGCAATGCCGactatttttttgaatgaacAGAATGAAATTACCTATGCTG AGACGCAATGTGACTTCAACAAGCAAAAGGAAGTGCAGAATTTAAAGGAATACATCAACGTGTTCGGATTGGGTGATCACAGTCCCATAATCAAACAATCGCGGAAAAAATCTGCCAAAGGCCATCAAATTAAGCCCACTCCGTCGATAAAAGTAGAGATTTTCCAACGCAATTCTTCTCCTAAAGTCCCGACTTCGTTACCTGATTTAAGTAGCTGCTCTCGTAATGATAACGACATTAAAAgtaattctttaaataaaaaagagaagcGATCTAACTCACCTTCGACTGATAGCAGCAATAAATGTATTGGAGATGAAAATAGACCCAATATTTTGAATGCTATTTGCACTCCTTCTCCTATAGTATGTGTTGTTAAAAAACCCACTCCTAAAAGTAGTTCTCATGTGAGAAGCTTGACATTCCCATCCCCCATTCGAAGGACCAATGAGAAGTCTGAAGAGAACCGAAACTCACCCTCTGGCACTAACAAACAGCAAGCAGCTAAGGATCTTTTCAACgacaaaaacgaaaatgaaaaaatacaggAAAATAATGAACGTGAAAAAATTAAGCGAAGTTCACCAAGGCAAGTTAAATCTTTAAAGAAAGTTGTCGTTAAAAAATGCAGTCCCTTGAaagagggaaaaaaattaagctggGATGCAGATTTGAGGATGTTGGCAGCTTCATCTCCCTGCGGCAGTGTGCAGGACACTCCAAGCAGGAAAAGCTTATTGAAGAGTATTAAAAAGCGACCTATGGAATGCAGGACTTTGGAAACGGAGGCCAAATCCTCTAAAGGAGCATTGAAAACACCAAAAAAGACtcctattaaaagtaaaaaagttaaaaccaACAAACAGCAGTCGGACAaccaaaaaactgaaatagcGACTAACAAAGAAGAATCAACAGAGCAATTAACTGCAGAATCTAAAAAGGTACTTCTCTCTCCCTCCAAGCTATGCAACAATGCTAGTAAAAGAAACATGGATGTGGATAGTATAACCCCAAATAACCCCAAAGAAGGCTCTAATCAATTAATTTCTAACGCTCGCAAAAACATTAATGCCCTATTAGACACCCCGTTAAAAGaggtaaaatcttcaaatgaaaaaccTGCAGTTGAAACCAGCACCACTCCATTCACCCCAATGCTAAAAGCCAACCTCCAAGGCCTGGCCATGACCGACAACTTCACCATAGAGACGCCAGACTTCCCAGTAACTCCTGGTTTATCCATCATGGAGACTAGCATCACGAACTATTGCATCCTTAACGACACAGAAACGAATAAAGTCACCGAAGCTATAGTTTTATCCGAGGAAAGGAAGTCTAGTGTAAGGAAAACCGATGACGAAGAGGTGGAGGTAAGCCCCAAAGTATATAGCTGCAAAGTGGTTTTGGAGGAATTCAATAGGAATCAAGTGGGGAAGAAGAATTTGGAGTTATTGGACAGTAAAGGAGTGCATTGGGAGGGGAGCAGCGAAAAAGACGAGAAGAGCGAGAGTACTAGTAGCAGTGAGAGCAACGGGGAATGTAATAACACTGTGATAGGGATTACGAGTGTGGATGTTCGTAGTAGTGTGGTTAAAAGAGGAGGTAAGAGTATGAAAGTGTTGAAGTCTCAGCTATTGGATTCGGAGAAGGACACTAGTGTATGTTTTGAGGAATCATTTACGGATGCAAGGAAGAAG GAACCATCGCTCAAAACTGACTCCGATGCAGGAAATTCCAGCGCCACAATTAAAACGAGAACCTCCAACGTTTcgaaacttaataaaattgaaaaactaagTGCAGATGCCGACAGTGAAATAGCGTCAAAAACCCCTTACAAAGAGCGTACTTACGGCGACATAGGGGCTCTTTGTAAAGCCATAGAAGAGGCGTGCGGAGAAGTCAAAAAACGTCAGTCATGTAGCGAAATTACAAAGGCAGATGGTAACAAAGACCAAAAACTTCAGGAAGGATTGAAACTCAAGAACGTGTTGAGCGTCGCTTTAGAAAAGTGTTCAA GTTTTCTAGATAATGACAGTTTAAAGTATGAACTAGAAGAAAAGCGTAAACTTGTCTTGAAGTTAGAGAGAGCAATGAGTGAGAAAAGTACGAGCAGCAGAAAATCCACGACACCTCAATCCACCTCAAAGTCAAGAAACAGCAAGCAAAAAATAGCTGCCCCCAAGAAGCTGCCTAAGAGCAAGGAAGTGTTAATTGATGAAAAGAAGAGAGATTCTCAAGACGAATTCTTTCAGAAAAGCGGTACAAACCTGCATAGAACCAATCGGCAGAGGAGGGCCTCTGAGGAAAGTAAAAGTCTTAAAGAGTTTGAAG ATCAATCCGATGTCACTATAACCGAAAACTCAATTCAAAAAGACGAAGAAAAATCCTTCTGGGATGGACTGCAAATGCACCTACAGTCGGAAGAAATAACTATTGTTTATAACTACGAAAACACCtcaaacaaagtatcaaaagaTTATTTCGACGTGGACTTAAAAGGCAAAGCTTTCCTAGTTGAAGTCCCACTTACTGATGGTTCCGCTCAACCAGTGGAGATATGTGTGACTCCCTATAGAACTTTATGGGAAATTTTACCTAAAAACGATAATAAAGAGGACAATTGTAGCGATTCTGACAGTGCTCGAACTGATGACCAAAGATG CCTCAGGAAACGAAAGCACAGGTCTGATAGTTCCAACTCAAACTCCTCaaccaagaaaaaaaaacccttATTGGGAACTTATTTGAACAATAAGAATATCGAGGTGGTGCTGTCAATGCTGCATGGACCTAGCGATAAAACgtag